Proteins encoded within one genomic window of uncultured Desulfobacter sp.:
- a CDS encoding LEPR-XLL domain-containing protein: MKQRWLNKQAFWKTRAEIRRKKQQQENRFQLEQLEQRILLSADSVAGDAVVAAAMDASDNTLWIQEAQQQIDHLFKPGCV; the protein is encoded by the coding sequence GTGAAACAAAGATGGTTGAATAAACAGGCATTTTGGAAAACTCGGGCCGAAATCCGGCGAAAAAAACAGCAGCAGGAAAACCGCTTTCAGTTGGAACAGTTGGAGCAGCGAATACTTCTGTCCGCAGATTCGGTAGCAGGCGATGCCGTCGTTGCAGCGGCCATGGATGCATCGGACAACACCTTGTGGATCCAAGAAGCCCAGCAACAAATTGACCACCTTTTCAAGCCAGGTTGCGTCTGA
- a CDS encoding SapC family protein, with the protein MFTKLVPLNSSQHKKMKIRNIQGFGFASKFHVASVMVHEFVRAAAIYPIVFIEDKTQDVFRPVALLGLKAGENLFVDTDNKWAASYVPAIIRRYPFVLAKNKEEEKFAICFDEDSEMINENDGVPLFNEDGSPAEVIENVKRYLTELQQMEAITLDFCQFMAQNNAFAPMNMRVRKADNVQAIGGCYVINEERLNNLSDERFLELRKKRYLPAVYSHLTSLAQIERLMQLAGEALPEKSFDTIDRVAGEESGHVLH; encoded by the coding sequence ATGTTTACGAAACTGGTACCCCTGAACAGCTCCCAGCACAAAAAAATGAAAATCAGAAACATCCAAGGATTTGGATTTGCATCTAAATTCCATGTCGCATCCGTGATGGTTCATGAATTTGTCCGGGCGGCGGCAATTTATCCCATCGTTTTTATCGAAGACAAGACACAGGATGTGTTCCGCCCTGTAGCCTTGCTTGGGCTGAAGGCCGGAGAAAATTTATTTGTGGACACAGATAATAAATGGGCGGCTTCTTACGTCCCGGCCATTATTCGCAGATACCCCTTTGTATTGGCCAAGAATAAGGAAGAGGAAAAATTTGCCATTTGCTTTGATGAGGACAGTGAGATGATCAATGAAAACGACGGTGTTCCCCTGTTTAACGAGGATGGATCGCCTGCCGAAGTCATTGAGAACGTCAAGCGCTATTTGACTGAACTTCAGCAAATGGAAGCGATTACCTTGGATTTTTGCCAATTCATGGCTCAAAATAATGCATTTGCGCCCATGAATATGCGGGTTAGAAAGGCAGATAATGTCCAGGCCATCGGCGGTTGCTATGTGATCAATGAAGAACGGCTTAATAACCTTTCTGATGAGCGTTTTCTGGAACTTCGAAAAAAACGGTATTTGCCGGCGGTATATTCCCATCTGACATCACTTGCTCAAATTGAGCGGTTAATGCAGCTTGCCGGTGAAGCGTTGCCTGAAAAATCATTTGACACGATAGATCGCGTTGCCGGAGAGGAGTCCGGACATGTGCTTCATTAG